Proteins co-encoded in one Candidatus Pelagibacter sp. RS40 genomic window:
- the asnB gene encoding asparagine synthase (glutamine-hydrolyzing), translating to MCGLAGIIGEYSSAERDLMLKSMEHRGPDSQNLFVHKNFCFMHALLKIMDLSDKSKQPMTDDNTGNVIIFNGSIYNYKDLKKEFFSNEDLKSNTDTEIILKLYSKFGLNFTDYIKGMFAIAIYDKNKNRILIVRDRVGIKPLFYFANSNVFIFASEIKTLLKNIHVKKSIVLDEHEVVNFIAHRQLIGFSNTLIRNIKILEPGNLVVYDLNNRSFKIHKYINEKKNLFKKNDDEFEKIFDKSVKYHTITEHKKVACLLSGGLDSSLLSIILKNNLKDKEIHTFSSILNKPNVENENIKKIVKDYKFKQHYVFEDELNFFSHHQKTIYDLDQPTPDASSTMHNFLCKKVSEDGFKVLFTGNGGDENFLGYSLHVYGYLADLLTRFNFIKFFKEINKFKKFNPTTNFFLRSIKEIINIKLLNKNKQFQLKKRIKHLNIDCDYKDFNFYKKIDNNILENIILNFKSHWGMQSFLDYEDKNSMAYGIECRVPFLYDDINLFASELLRERHFKNGTKSLLRNHSMMALYLKNKPKFAFASNLYGYIDKDLNKMKEMIFYDFKNIPLINNEKLINLTNNKKNYDIFFRTYSYGLWYKNMFNNN from the coding sequence ATGTGCGGTTTAGCTGGTATTATAGGTGAATATAGTTCTGCTGAGAGAGATCTAATGCTCAAATCAATGGAGCATAGAGGTCCCGACAGTCAAAATCTTTTTGTACATAAAAATTTCTGTTTTATGCATGCTTTACTAAAAATAATGGATTTATCTGATAAATCCAAACAACCTATGACAGATGATAACACAGGAAATGTTATAATTTTTAATGGCTCTATTTATAATTACAAAGATCTAAAAAAAGAATTTTTTTCAAATGAAGATTTGAAAAGTAATACTGATACAGAAATTATTTTAAAACTTTACTCAAAGTTTGGTCTAAATTTTACTGATTACATTAAGGGCATGTTTGCAATTGCAATATATGATAAAAATAAAAATAGAATCCTAATTGTTAGAGATAGAGTTGGAATTAAACCATTATTTTATTTTGCCAACTCAAATGTATTTATATTTGCCTCTGAAATCAAAACTTTATTAAAGAACATTCATGTTAAAAAATCTATTGTTTTAGATGAGCATGAAGTAGTAAATTTTATTGCACATCGTCAATTGATTGGATTTAGCAATACTCTAATAAGAAATATTAAAATTCTAGAACCTGGTAATCTTGTAGTTTATGATTTAAATAATAGAAGCTTTAAAATACACAAATACATAAACGAAAAAAAAAATTTATTTAAAAAAAATGATGATGAATTCGAAAAAATCTTTGATAAGTCGGTCAAATATCACACTATAACGGAACATAAAAAAGTTGCCTGTTTATTATCAGGAGGTTTAGATTCTTCATTATTAAGCATTATCCTTAAGAACAATTTAAAAGATAAAGAAATACATACATTTTCATCTATATTAAATAAGCCAAATGTTGAAAATGAAAATATTAAAAAAATAGTTAAAGATTACAAGTTTAAACAGCATTATGTATTTGAAGATGAATTGAATTTTTTTAGTCATCATCAAAAAACAATATACGATCTAGATCAGCCTACACCAGACGCTTCTAGTACTATGCACAATTTTTTATGTAAGAAAGTTTCAGAGGATGGATTCAAAGTTCTGTTTACTGGAAATGGAGGTGATGAAAACTTTTTAGGATACTCTTTGCATGTATATGGTTATTTAGCTGATTTGTTGACTAGGTTTAACTTCATTAAGTTTTTTAAAGAAATAAATAAATTTAAAAAATTCAATCCAACAACAAATTTTTTTTTGCGATCAATTAAAGAAATAATCAATATTAAATTATTGAATAAAAATAAACAATTTCAATTAAAAAAGCGAATTAAACACCTTAATATTGATTGTGATTATAAGGATTTTAATTTCTACAAAAAAATTGATAATAATATTTTGGAAAATATTATCCTAAATTTTAAGTCTCATTGGGGAATGCAATCCTTTTTAGATTATGAAGATAAAAATTCTATGGCATATGGAATTGAATGCAGAGTTCCTTTTTTATATGATGACATAAATCTTTTTGCATCTGAATTATTAAGAGAAAGACATTTTAAAAACGGAACTAAATCTCTATTAAGAAATCATTCTATGATGGCTTTATACTTAAAAAATAAACCTAAATTCGCATTTGCTTCAAACCTATATGGATATATAGATAAAGATTTAAATAAAATGAAAGAGATGATATTTTATGACTTTAAAAATATACCTCTAATTAATAATGAAAAATTAATAAATCTTACAAATAATAAAAAAAATTATGATATTTTTTTTAGAACTTATAGTTATGGTCTTTGGTACAAGAACATGTTTAATAATAATTAA